A segment of the Caviibacter abscessus genome:
CCAAAATAAGTATGATGTTTTTCATAATTATATGGTTCACCCATCATTTCAGATATTGCAAATACTTGTTTGAAGTGTCCTTGTTGACGTTCATCAACAACATATAAGGCTACATCTACATCAAGTGCATCTTTTCTATATTTTATAGTTGCCAAATCAGATGTTGAGTATAAAAAGCTTCCATCTTTCTTTTGAACTATACAAGGTGGTAAATTATATTTTTCATTAAAGAACACAACTAAAGCTTCTTTATCTTCAACTGCTATTTTTTGTTCTTTAAGCGAATCTAAAACTTGAGGCATTATATCATTATAAAATGATTCACCATTTACTAATTCAAACTCAATATCAAGTCTACTATAAACTTTATCATATTCTTTCATTGAATAAGTTATAAATTCTTTCCATAATGCAAGATTTGTAGGATCTCCAATTTGAACTTTTCTTAGTTCTTCTCTTGCTTCTTCTTCTAAACTTGGATTAAGCTTAGATTCATTTGAGAATAAAACATACAATCTTTCGAGTTCTTCAATTGCATTATTTTCATACGCCTCTCTATCAAGCCATTTATTATATGCAACTATAAGTTTGCCAAATTGAGTTCCCCAATCTCCTATATGATTATCACCTAATACCTTAAATCCTAGTTCTCTATATATTTTTTTTAGTGCATCTCCTATTATAGTTGATCTTAAATGCCCAACATGCATTCTTTTAGCAATATTTGGAGATGAGTAATCAATTACAACTGTTTTTTTACTATCAATTCCATAGTCAAAATTTTCTTTACCTATTTTATCTATATTTTGATTTAATACTTCACTTTTTACAAATATATTTATAAATCCCGGTCCTGCAACTTCTATTTTTTCTATAATATCTTGTCCGTTGAAGCTATCAATTAAAGTAGTAGCGATTTGTCGTGGATTTTGACCTAATTTCTTTGATTTTGTCATTGCAAAGTTTGATTGAAAATCTCCAAATTCTGGTTTTGTAGAATTTTGAATATCGCTTAAATCAAGCTCTAAATTAAATATTCTTTTAACATTATCATTAAGCACATCAAAAACTTGATTAATTAATAATTTCATAAGCTCCTCCTTTTTTAATTTTATTTTACATTATACAATTTTACTCCCATTTTTTCAAGTATTTATAACAAAAACACTACCTAACAAAATTAGGTAGTGATATTATTACCATTTATATTCCATTTGTCCACTAACATTAAATGTTGATACTCTTAAATTATTTACTATTGCTTTTGCAGATACTTTTAGCATAAAGTTTCTTAAAAAATCATATTTTATGCTTGATTCAGGTATCATTTTAAAATTATTTTTACCATTATATTCATATGAAAAATAAACAGAATTGTCAAAAGTAAATGAATTAACTCTGGCTGTATGTTTAAAAGTTATATTAGGTTCTATCGAATAAGTAAATTCCTTTCCTGAAACTTCAACTAAATTAGATTTAGCATAATAATTTACATTTTTAAATTTCATTTTCATTCCAGAAATAATACTTAAAGCTTCAATAGGTCTATACGTCATCTTAAATTCTACACCTGCACCATATGATGATTTATTATTAATAAAATCTTTCGAGTCAACTTTATATAATTTATCAGTACTGTTTAGCAAAGCTTTTTTTAGTGCATCTTGGTTTGTACAAGAGCTATATGTAGAATACAATAATTCTTTTAATGCCTCATTTAAAAATAAGTCATCATCTTTATATTTTTTTAAATCATCTGGTAATTTTTCACATAACTTTTTCTTTATTTCTTTTGTATCATTTAAGAAACTTAAATATATTTCCTTTTCGCTTCCTTGATATTTTTCCGCTTTACTTTTCCATTCATCAATAAGCGATTTTATATCGGTATTATTATTACCATTAGATATTTTTTTTATTTCAGCATTCTTTGCTTTAGCTATTTTATTATCTGCTTTTATTTTATCAAGTTCTTTTTTTGCTTTAGTTTCAAGTTTAAACTTAGTATAAGATTCATCAAAATTATTTTTAAACTCATAAAAAGCATTTGCTTTTACTTCAAAGCTTATATTTTTTATCTTATCTATTTTTGAATAAATCTGAGCTCCAATTTCTTTAGGATATATACCATAATGAGATTTGTAATATACATCAACAACATTATATGTATTATTTAATGCAAAATAGTCTTTAACAGCTAGAGTTATGTCTCCTGCATTTCTACCAATTGTATTGTTATATTCTGATCCGTTTTTACCCGCAAGTTGTATAACAGCTTTTATTCCAACTGTATTAATTCCTACTCTCTTTGTTTTGTATTCACCAAAAGCATATATATTATTAAAAAATAAATCTGTTCTTCCACCTACATAAATATCTTTATTAATATCATATCTAAAATCAAAATTATGAAATTGTTTATGATTTTTTAATATGTCAGGCTTAAAAGAATTAAATTGCCCTTCTCCGGTATATTTTACAAAACCACTTGCAAATGATACATAAGGAATTAGTAGTAAAAATATCAGTTTTTTCATTACCAGTAAACCTCCCAATCAGGTTTTAAAAGTCTTACAAGAGCTTCCATATAGAAGTAATCTCCCCAAATGCAACTTTCATTAACACCTATATTATGCGGTTTACTGTAAACTGATTCCTTAAGTAAGGCATTTGAATAGTCCATGTCTTTTGTAGTATAGTTTTCGATAAGCGATTTCATCATAATTTTTACTGCATTCATATATATTTTTTGATCTTCATCGTCTTTAGGAAGATATTTTGCCATTTCTAAAATTCCACAAACAACAATTGGAATTGATGAAGCATCTCTTGGTTCATTTGAACTATCATCAAAATCTAAATCCCAATAACAAACATTATTTTTAGGTAATTTACTTAAAAATACATTTGTAACCTTTTTATATAAATCAATAAATTTATCATCTCTTAAGTATTTATATGCTAATGCAAATCCATATACTCCCCATGCTTGACCTCTTGCCCAAGTTGAATCATCAGATTTTCCCTGAGCCGTTACTCCTTTTTTAGGTTTACCTGTATCATAATCAAAATAATATGTATGGAAAGTTGAACCATTTTCTCTAACTACAACATTTGCAGCTGTATTTAAATGTTTTTGTGCAATTTCTTTATATTTATTATCTCCTGTTGCTTCTGATGCCCAGAAAAGTAAAGGTACATTTAAATTACAATCTATTATTAATCTATAGTCATTTGGCTCATCTAATTTTCCCCAAGCTTGTATAAACTCACCCTTTTCTCTAAATCTTGTAATTAAATGTTGTGCTGCTAGAACTCCTGTATATTTTGCAACTTCACTTTTCGTTATTCTATAATTTGCAACAACTGATGGAGTGTATAAAAATCCTAAATCATGGTGATCTACTGCAACTTTATTTTCTATTCTTTCTTTATATGAAATAAGTTGAAAATCTGCAACGCTTTTATATCTTTCATCTTTTGTTATTTCATAAGCTAACCATAATATTCCTGTCCAAAATCCACTTGTCCAGTCATCACATTCTCCACCATTTAAAATTCCAGGATAGATATTATTAACACTTGCAGGTCTTGGAAATTGATTTATAAATGAGCTTAAATTTTTATCAATTTTACTTAAAGCATTATGTAATGCAGAATATATTATTTCATTTTCAAGTACATATTCTTTTGAATATTTCGTCTTTGCTTCCTCGCTTAACTTCATATTACATTTCCTTTCTCAAATTTAATACTACTGATTTCCCATTTGTTCCTAAATAAACTTCTAAAATTGTTTTATTATCTTCTGAATATATTTTAACATTCTCATTAGCCTTAGATAATTTATACTTACCTTCTAATATTACCTTTGTATTTGGCATTAAATG
Coding sequences within it:
- the argS gene encoding arginine--tRNA ligase; amino-acid sequence: MKLLINQVFDVLNDNVKRIFNLELDLSDIQNSTKPEFGDFQSNFAMTKSKKLGQNPRQIATTLIDSFNGQDIIEKIEVAGPGFINIFVKSEVLNQNIDKIGKENFDYGIDSKKTVVIDYSSPNIAKRMHVGHLRSTIIGDALKKIYRELGFKVLGDNHIGDWGTQFGKLIVAYNKWLDREAYENNAIEELERLYVLFSNESKLNPSLEEEAREELRKVQIGDPTNLALWKEFITYSMKEYDKVYSRLDIEFELVNGESFYNDIMPQVLDSLKEQKIAVEDKEALVVFFNEKYNLPPCIVQKKDGSFLYSTSDLATIKYRKDALDVDVALYVVDERQQGHFKQVFAISEMMGEPYNYEKHHTYFGIMRFGDGVIFSSRGGNVIRLIDLLDQAKSEVRKVVDEKNPDLSEAEKDNISEIIGVGAIKYFDLSQNRTSPILFDWDKVLSFEGNTGPYLQYTYVRINSIMNKLEDSFDKGNKVLVDGSTDIERELSSMILKFPTAVIKAYETNKPNLIADYIFDLAKKYNSFYNSTKVLTADTKELIQSRVLLSEKVGMILQKGLALLGIKTVNKM
- a CDS encoding glycoside hydrolase family 88 protein, producing the protein MKLSEEAKTKYSKEYVLENEIIYSALHNALSKIDKNLSSFINQFPRPASVNNIYPGILNGGECDDWTSGFWTGILWLAYEITKDERYKSVADFQLISYKERIENKVAVDHHDLGFLYTPSVVANYRITKSEVAKYTGVLAAQHLITRFREKGEFIQAWGKLDEPNDYRLIIDCNLNVPLLFWASEATGDNKYKEIAQKHLNTAANVVVRENGSTFHTYYFDYDTGKPKKGVTAQGKSDDSTWARGQAWGVYGFALAYKYLRDDKFIDLYKKVTNVFLSKLPKNNVCYWDLDFDDSSNEPRDASSIPIVVCGILEMAKYLPKDDEDQKIYMNAVKIMMKSLIENYTTKDMDYSNALLKESVYSKPHNIGVNESCIWGDYFYMEALVRLLKPDWEVYW